The window TTTGAGACTTTGAACAATCTACCCAACTACTGAATTTTTTGTACTAAAAAAAACTACTGAATTTTTTGCCCAAAGCTTCGCTTTCTCGCAACTCGCAAGTCGCTCCTGCTCCCGCTCAatcgccgccagcgccgccgcccagatgGCTGCTGCACCGGAAGAGCGCCTCGATGtcctcgacgccgccggggTGAAGACCGGCGTCTCCAAGCCAAGGCACGCCACCGTCCCGCCCCAGACTCTCCCGCCTCGGTTGGATTCCTTCGGTCGGATCGTGTGGTGCCGCCGGTGATGGTGCGTGCTTTGTTTTGTCTCAGGTCTGAGGTGCACAGGGACGGCGACTACCACCGGGCGGTGCACGTGTGGATCTACAGCGAGAGCACCGGGGAGCTTCTGCTGCAGCGCCGCGCCGACTGAAAGGACTCGTGGCCTGGGAAGTGGGACATCTCTAGCGCCGGCCACATCTCCGCCGGCGACTCCTCGCTCTTCTCTGCACAGTGAGCTCTCTGACCTCACTGCTGTCTTCAAGAACTACCAGAATACCACGATGGAGTGTGTAGAGTAGTTTGGGCACACAACGAACACGGAGCGAAGCGAGGGATGCCTACAACATTCTAACAGAAAGTGAAACTCCTCCCAGAGATACCTTTTATTCCTGTGGAAAGCTTAAATCCTTCAAGTAACTGTTGCAAATAGCATGACAGTTGCAATTCTGCTCTTGTTCATCCCTCACAGAGTAGTTCGACATACAAGTTATACTTTATGCTGTTTCTCATGAATGTTTATGCTGATTATTCCATAACGTTGCATATAATTAATCTTTTGTTTATATGATAACTTATAATTGGTACTACCATCTAACATGAATCATCAGGAGGGAGCTCGAGGAAGAACTAGGCATCAAGCTTCCAGTCGATGCCTTCGAGCTGTTATTTGTATTTCTTGAGGAATGGTTAGTATATTTACCTTGCAATCCATTGTATTTTGCAACCAATGACACCATTTTCATCAGGCTTATAAGTATCAAATGGCACATCTCATTCCCATAACAACTTTGGTGGACCTTTAACCACATCTTTTTGTTGGAATATCGATGGGCACTTAAGTTTATATAAGCAATTAAGCATTAGTATTCTATAAGAGACTTGTTAAGAGCTATTGCATCACATTTATTTTTCGCATGAATTTCCAACCATCATGATCTGCATCTTGGATATCATAAATATGATATCATCTGAACCTTGGATCCTTTTTGGCAGTGTTATAAACAACGGGACATTCATAAACAATGAGTACTGTGATGTTTACCTTGTGACTAATTTAGCTCCAATTCCACTTGAGGCCTTCACTCTCCAAGTAAGAATGTTGTGATACTTCACAGTTCACACAGTGACCGTTGGACTCATAATTGTATTCTCATCTTAGTCCAGATCACTAACTTTGTGCATCCGGAGACAGTATTTACTTATGTTTTACTGCCATTTACTCGCAAGGAATTATACCCTATTCCTATCAAGTAACTGGCGATAAGCTTTACATATCAGTATTCTATTATTAATTATGCTCTATCTTTGTTCTAATGATTTTACTTATTAAATTTTCATAAGTATATAAGTTTTTAACTTGTAGGAAAGTGAAGTATCTGCAGTTAGGTATATGTGTTGTGATGAGTACAGGAGCTGCCTTGCAAAAGAAAGTGGAGAATATGTTCCTTATGATGTGAACGGGCAATATGGCCACCTTTTTAATATCATTGAAGAAAGGCAAGCAGCATTATTCTATGTCCAATTGTAATTTTTTCAATATGTGGGCCTTCATTTTTGAAGAAagtagatcataatcctttggTCAAAACTTTAGAAATACATTTTTATCAAAATTACACTGTTTCAACATTCATGCCACCTTTGCAGGTACAAAGACAATACAGTGTCCCGCAGTTTAACTTTACAAAAGCAAATCAACCGTTATGCTCCCATCCATTTGGAACCAGATGTAAGTTTTTCTTTCAATCATCCTCTAGCTTGGCATGCAATTCACAAATACCTAACTATTTAGGTTTCTGAATGATTGTTTGTCTTTAAAACAAGAGAAGGTGTATGTATGGCATAAGgaaatctttaaaaaaaatgctcCATATATATTCACATAAGAATTGAAAAGTGCAGATATATTGCTTGAGCTCACTGAACATGAAATACTACCTTCAGCTGATGAAATGGATGTGCTACTGATGACACTTGGGATTAAGGAGATTTTTCTTCTTTCTACTTTGCAATTACACAAATGATTTGCATACTTTTCATTTTGTTATGGCAGTCCAGTGCATGTAAGGTGGATGATAAACTGTTTTTTAAGTGTCAGACAGTGAATGACACCTGTggttctccttcctctcctttGCTAGGACAAGTCTTTAGCTGACTTTAGTTATGCCAAGTATACTGTCCATTCCATGATAGATTTTTATCTTGGTCATGTTTATATGCAAGGATCAAAATTCACATACACTACATGATataaaagatttttttagtGTTCTTTTCAAATGGCTGAGGGTTATTGTTCTTCTTCAGAATTTCTCATAAGGTGGCTGCAAGTTTTCTAGTCTAATTTGGACATTTCCTGAGAGAGAAAACAAGAGTCCTCAACCAACATTTCCCAACCATAACAACCCTAGGGGATTGCCTGAATTGTGCTAAAATAGCCTTGGCCATATGAGAAAATTGTAAAGAAGATCAATAACCAACTAAGCCATGGGCCATTAGCAAAAAAACACTCGGGAAATCATGGAACTCTTTGATACATTTCCTCACTGTCAGAGTGCATATGCTATAGTACTTTTCTAGTTTAATGCATTGGTTTACCAATACATAAAGCCGTTAGTATATCGTGTACATAATTTTTTCATGCTTTACACAACAATGACAGCTGACCTGGATTGTTATGCTGCAAGTTGCCAAGTTCATAATATGTATTTTGATACATCCAATAGCAGGAAAGGCATGGAGATGTTGATATGTCACTTGCTGCTATATATTGCCAAAGGGCCTCTAGCTGAGTTGGTTAGGGGAACCCAGCGGCactcaggtcctgggttcgactctccgtgggagcgaatttcaggttgaggttaaaaaaatcccctcgtctGTTCCATGGTGCCAAAGCACAGGTCTAAGGCCCGGCCCCGGTTGTGGTCGTCTCACATGGGCTACGGTGCCGCTGTGTAAGGTTGGGGCAGGGGTTCGAGGATTTTCTTGGCCGGTGTGAGACGGTCTTCTCTATCACACAATACCGCGGGGGCGGTCATTCCCCCGCCGGCCGAGATAATTGACTTCTTTATATGTTTTCTTTACAGTTGACTACTCTATCTGAAGGAGACAGGGAAGCCTTGGGATATATTCTTAAAGCAGCAATAGTTACTGATGACATATTTTATGAGCAGGTTACTTCTTCATCAAGCGTTTTCCATTTTGTGTCTTCTATTTCTTATTGGTTGGATATGCCATATACAATTAGTTAAAAAAAAGCTATCTTCATTTGATAGCCATTGTCGTGTATTGCatatttcttaattcttatatTTACCTGTTACTACTTTGGCTCTCAAATAGGTATGGAATAGCAACAGAATGCTTAGAGACTGGCTGAAAGGACATTCTGAATCCTCAGCCTTTGATAAATTGAAGTGGGCAtattattatattaataagagTCCCTGGTAATACCTTTTTCTTGCATGAAGATTCTTGATTgattggaatatcttaacattaTATGCTGTAATTTTCTTAATGTATAACAGTATGGAATTACCTTTTCTTAAACTATTTCCAATTATCTTGTGTGCCATCTTGCTTAAAGACACTCTCATAACAGGTCCTGCCTCGACGAAAATAAGGCTTTTCTATCGACTGCAGATTCTGCTGTGAAATTACTCACAGATGCCACCAAGCCAGTTTCAGGATGGAAGGGGGTTGAGTATCGTGCAGCATTTCCTCTAGATAAGCCTCCTGGTGCTAACTTCTATCCTCCTAATATGGACAAAATGGTACATTAGCATCTACTACCCCCACCTACCACCCACCTAGGGCTCATTTATATCCAGTAGAACATATTTCCTGTTCATACTGCATATTTTGTGTGCTGTTTGTGTTAAGAGTTGTACATTTTACATAACTTGATTCTGTACTAGTTGAAGTGAATTCATTTTTGCATATGTTTTCTGTCTATAGGagtttgaactttggaagagTAGACTGACTGATAAAGAACAAAACGACGCCGCTGGGTTTTTTACCATCATAAAATGCCGGCATGACTCTATCCTCTCCATCATTAACACAGTCAGATGGATCAGACCAAACCAAAACTTCAGATGATCTTTTTATAGTTCCATACTCCAAGGAGTACAGATCATCCCTTGAGAAAGCAGCTGAACTTCTTGCGAAAGCATCAGTATGCTCTGATTCTCCAAGGTAAGCATATGTTTTTTAGTTTCTAAGTTTTTAATTCGTTTGTGTgaacatttatttatttatttatttgtcttGTAGCCTCAAGAACTTGCTGAGAACCAAGGCAAACGCTTTCCTTTCAAATGATTACTATGAATCTGATGTAGCTTGGATGGAGTTGGTTAGTATCATAATTCTTTATAGTCCATTTCTCTGTTCATATAATAATGCACCATGGTCTCCATTCTTCTGCTTTATGGCAAATTGTGCTAGTTGTACCTATATCTCCTACCTTCTATGACCACTTATCATGGTCTGGAATTGTGGGCAGTGAGATTATTGCCGAAGTTTAACTAAATGATCTATGAGCCCTGGAAGATCTTTTACCAGTATATAAAAGCAAGAATGGCTAGATTGGTTAACTACAATTTAAGGAGTCAATAAACAACAAAACATCACTTTTATGCTGCAGGAAGTACATTGCTTTAATATCATTAaaagttgagaaaaattctCCTTGTTTCCATATGATTCATTTCAGATTATTGAAAGATTACTGAAGCTAACAAGTTACCAacttgtatttatttatttttttaaaaaaaacaggcTTACAtgtcatactccctccatttgcGAACACATGACATTTTTTGCTTGCATGCTGTCAACCCATATAGATTTTGATCACCTTGCGTTTCATAATGTGATTGAATATTTGTAAATGATATAAGTAGATTTATGTCGAAAAACATTTCATAATGTTATAGTTTCTCTATACTATATAAACATCCCATGATAGAAATTAGTGGTGAAAAATACATCTAGTTTCTCATGTCAATGTCCACATTACTTAGCTATAGGATATGGTTTCTCTAAGTTCTTCACATATATCACCTATATATTTTGCATTCTTGTCTTGTATGCAGGACTCCAACTTAGATGTCACAATTGGCCCATATGAAACATATGAAGATGGCCTATTTAGTTATAAGGTGTTTTCACAGGATCCTTGTACCACATGTTCTTGGCATTTCAATTTGTTTATCAAGTCTGAGCCTCAAGTCACTTACACCACATACAGTTTTGAATTTTGTCCTCTTTGGAGCACTCTTTAAGTTCATTTCACTGATGCTAGCAGATTGACACTAGTTGCACACTTGCGCTGAACTCAGCTTTCGGCCATCGCTTATTTCCAACCTTGCTCCCTGCTAGGTTTACCATTTTAGCAACTTAAGGTTCTCGAAcactaaattttttttctcgaacacaacTTAAGGTTTGAGTGCTCTCTGTTAACATTACAAGTCTGCAATATTGTTGGGTTAATTCTAGAATTTTGATTTCTACTTTGGTCCCAGGTTATGTTGCATAGTATACATGGAGTTCAATACATTTTTTGTTGGTTTTTTACTAGTATTTTTTACCATTCCAAAGGCAACTTTCGAAGCATTTGTTGGAATACGTGACGACACAGCTACTTCTCAAGTTAAACTCTTTGGCGACCAACTCCAGGTAATCTCTTTAAGTTTCCTTTAAGAAAGTAATAAGCTTTGCTTTACATCAAATTTGATCTGAGTTCAGGATTTGGAGAGAAACCTTCCGATGGACAATATTTTCAAATCAGACAGCGTATCTGCTGCTCCAATTCGTGTGATCAATCTTCTCTACAATTCTGGGGTATGTTACTATTGTGATGTTGATGCCTAATAACTGGATATTTGTAGACCAATAtagtcaaaattttcttttccttctgttTGGTCCACAATAAGTTGAGAATAAATGCGTCTATGAATATTGTAATCCAAGAAAAGTGATGAAGCACTAGAATTTCATGAAATGATTCATGTTGTTTTCTTACCCAATATTATTTGTTGCTATCATGGTTGACCACACATATTTGACTTGCACTTTTTGTAGTTTGCATGTTCACCTTACTACTTTCTCAGTGGCATTGTTGTCATCCAGGTGTTTCAAGTTTTCGGAATTataggtttatttttcttaatttttccTACTAGGTttgtgcccgtgcgttgctacgggcggGTACAAAGTTTTACAGTAATACTCAAAGTATGAGCAACACAATATGATCAGGCTCATTGACATTTATAAGATAAATTTTACAGTAATATGATTTTTACCATGATATACACGctgatttaatttgaatagaaGATTGTCCGTGCCAATTAACAAAAATCatacaaaatttaaacttaacTTCAGAATCACCTAGATTAACTTTAGCAATGAGGATGAGGATACAAGATGCAATGTTTGAAAAATAAAGGGAAACAAACTCTGAAGCCAATAGCAAGGATGGGTTCAATATGAAGATGGCTGtctttgaagaaaaaaattacagagcAGTGCAAACCTTCTACTGGAAGATATGCCAATTGTTGTGCTGAGAAGCTACCTGGACATCCATCATATCTTCACGAAGAGCTTGAACCTTTCATCCTTAGCATTAGCATATCCGAAAAGGAGACACATCCTGCACTGATCCCATCAAAGCATCATGCTCCCTCAATGATGTCCCACGCAACAAGCAggctctagctagctagctggcaCTCCTATGTGCCATTTGGTCTAACATGGTGCAGACATCGCTGGTGGAACCGAAGCAGAGACAGCCAACCGTTTCCTTCAAAATGTGCAGTCGTTTCCTTCAAGAACTATTCATGGTTCACTCGTCGCCTTCATGCCCTGTTCATGGGCAGTAACACTTTGGCAGTCATTGTCGTGAGCTCGCACAACCAAAGACCTATTTTTCAAACAATTAACTTGGTCTATAAAATGAAAATAGTCCAAGCCATTAACCAGAATTAAATATTGTGCTTATCTAAATTTGATGACCTTATTTTGAacattaatttattttttctccCAAAACAGATTAGCCAAACAGCTAAATAAGATTGTGATATTGGATAAAATAAGAGATAAAGTAAAATAAAATTCAGTTTACCAAGAACCAAACAATAATGGGGGACAAATGAAAGAAATGTAAATATTTACCTATGACAAAAAAAAGGCAAGCAATATAAAGGAAATATATGACCTTAGTAGCTCCTACAAACTCCACCTTACAACAAAAGCATAGAAAACAAGAGAATCATAGAAAAGTCCAATCCCACCGTGTGAAGGGAACAAATGCTTGATCCCTGGAGAAACTGGACATCACTTGGATGGATAAAAAAAGATCCCTGCAGCTTGATGCTTGATCCACCTGATTGAAAACAAATATAGAAAATAGTTCTTCTAGTCGTGAGAACATATTCAGAGTTCAGATCACAGAATTTCCATGTGGTTGGGAAGAAGCTAGAGTTCAGAGTCAGAGAATAAATCTCTCAACTCATCTTCAGTAACATTGTACAGAGCTACAAACAATCTGAACTTTCAATCCACTAATTCAGCAAAATCTGCCTGGCTAATCTAACTACCTAAGTAATCACACACGTTTTCTATCTGAACTGGTATTCATCTTCATGAATAAGAAACATCAATTCATTTAAAAAATGGTAGACACAAATCTCCAGATATCTGAACCTATATCCCTAGAACAACAAATCAATGCACAAACCTAATTAAGAAGACGGTAATGTGATAAATTATCATATGAAAGATGGGAACTgtaaagggcgtacccagtgccgtaggcttcccgcactgtgcggggtctggggaaggggtTGAGATGGGAACTGTGATAAATAAATTTCATAGCTAGTGGGAATGGAAAGAAACTGAAAGAGAAGCATCACCTTTTTCATGTATAAATGTTCATATATTACACAACATATATGCAACCAAAGCCATCACAAACGGGGTACAGTCTGCAGGGACCTTATTGCAGGTATTTGCCACTGGTAACATCGCAACCCTCTGAACTATAGAATAAAGCATAGTTTTTTAGTGGTACTAATTTCTCAGCACCAAAAATGACTTCTTAAACTATATAATCTGAATGCTTGTAGAGATGAAATCAATATATGCTAGCACAGTGGTGATCATGTCTAATTGCAAGCAATGCTTAGGCTGCCTCCGTGATATCTTCTCAAGTGCTTGTAAGCATTGAATATGCGCAATCATGATCAGATAAAGTAAGCAATTCAGGTCCTTGCCCAATCAGGTTGTAAGAGCTTTTGGTTACCTGCTCAGCAACATATCGAGCGAAGCACGGGCCATCATCCTCTGTGCAGAACGAGCAGCTCGCAGAGTCCGTCAGCACAGCCATCAGCGCGCCCTTCCCTTGTACTTTGTGATTTGTGAATACAAATCTACCATCTGATGGAATATGTCTCCAT is drawn from Panicum virgatum strain AP13 chromosome 1N, P.virgatum_v5, whole genome shotgun sequence and contains these coding sequences:
- the LOC120657454 gene encoding uncharacterized protein LOC120657454 isoform X3 yields the protein MNLDQDGRFVFTNHKVQGKGALMAVLTDSASCSFCTEDDGPCFARYVAEQVDQASSCRDLFLSIQVMSSFSRDQAFVPFTRSLVVRAHDNDCQSVTAHEQGMKATSEP
- the LOC120657454 gene encoding uncharacterized protein LOC120657454 isoform X1, giving the protein MFSSSLHSCRTSLCPAGHHASFPCMIALVQPLAPLALLSSPSTMPQTPNLAANPSASSRYCYCRLPRGVPSPSMNLDQDGRFVFTNHKVQGKGALMAVLTDSASCSFCTEDDGPCFARYVAEQVDQASSCRDLFLSIQVMSSFSRDQAFVPFTRSLVVRAHDNDCQSVTAHEQGMKATSEP
- the LOC120657454 gene encoding uncharacterized protein LOC120657454 isoform X2; its protein translation is MLGHHASFPCMIALVQPLAPLALLSSPSTMPQTPNLAANPSASSRYCYCRLPRGVPSPSMNLDQDGRFVFTNHKVQGKGALMAVLTDSASCSFCTEDDGPCFARYVAEQVDQASSCRDLFLSIQVMSSFSRDQAFVPFTRSLVVRAHDNDCQSVTAHEQGMKATSEP